Proteins encoded within one genomic window of Jiangella mangrovi:
- a CDS encoding malectin domain-containing carbohydrate-binding protein, producing the protein MSANGRYKARNGASEKRYSARSVRTVLLSTVLLASATIIGSAAPSPDDTFSAEPVARIRATAATPWVDSSGATWSPDAGYVGGSTHLGGVVPVRDTADRLLYSSHRWGMSDYEVKVPCPARYRVELHFAEVIFDEPGQRVFGVSLEGKPLARELDVVDAVGPMRPLELDRVLEVSDGLLDIGFTKIVEDPMISAISVDRVSSCTGDASPGTPTPNGDVVYRISAAGSGYTAPDGSKWSSDRYFDGGHTSGQVSEHVAGTDADRLYGRHRWGMSGYALPVPENGTYNLVLHFAETIFTAPGKRVFDVSAEGDTLLSDLDVQAEAGTGRAYTRSFTVDVEDGTLDVGFDAVVEDPMISAIEVIRVTGSDPDPEEPTPTPTPTPTPTPTPTPTPTETPDPEPTETPDPEPTETEEPPAPPEDDGPSNGDYPNASNTGIKPGSTLKPSGSVTVNEDGAVLKDLDITGSIVVNADNVTISNVRVRQPRGMAIFFNPENHGLVIEDVELDGRGNPDGIEAIGYARYTLRRANIYGFGDGPRANGDVLIEDSWIHDHGEYADQGAHQDAIQSTGGSNITIRHNVLEMDAEVGNAAIMIGTSHGSNLLIEDNIVSGGGYAVYGGAYEGGGSENWTNVRIVNNRFSTAIFDKSGFYGPLTNIVGVTLSGNVWHETGEPL; encoded by the coding sequence ATGAGTGCGAACGGCCGATACAAGGCGCGGAATGGTGCCTCCGAGAAGCGGTACTCCGCGCGATCGGTTCGAACCGTCCTCCTGTCCACCGTACTTCTGGCGTCGGCCACCATCATCGGCTCGGCCGCGCCCTCTCCCGACGACACCTTCTCCGCCGAGCCGGTGGCGCGCATCCGCGCCACCGCGGCGACACCGTGGGTCGACTCCTCGGGCGCGACGTGGTCCCCGGACGCCGGGTACGTCGGTGGCAGCACCCACCTGGGCGGGGTCGTCCCGGTCCGCGACACCGCGGACCGCCTCCTCTACTCCTCGCACCGCTGGGGCATGTCCGACTACGAGGTGAAGGTGCCCTGCCCCGCGCGCTACCGCGTCGAGCTGCACTTCGCCGAGGTCATCTTCGACGAGCCGGGGCAGCGGGTGTTCGGCGTCTCCCTCGAGGGGAAGCCGCTGGCCCGCGAGCTCGACGTCGTCGACGCCGTCGGCCCCATGCGCCCGCTCGAGCTCGACCGCGTGCTCGAGGTCAGCGACGGCCTGCTCGACATCGGCTTCACGAAGATCGTCGAAGACCCCATGATCTCCGCCATCAGCGTCGACCGCGTGTCCAGCTGCACCGGCGACGCCAGTCCCGGCACGCCCACGCCCAACGGCGACGTCGTCTACCGCATCTCCGCGGCCGGCAGCGGCTACACCGCGCCCGACGGCAGCAAGTGGTCGTCCGACCGGTACTTCGACGGCGGCCACACCAGCGGGCAGGTCTCCGAGCACGTCGCCGGCACCGACGCCGACCGCCTCTACGGCCGGCACCGCTGGGGCATGTCGGGCTACGCGCTTCCGGTGCCCGAGAACGGCACCTACAACCTGGTGCTGCACTTCGCCGAGACCATCTTCACGGCGCCGGGCAAGCGCGTGTTCGACGTCAGCGCCGAGGGCGACACCCTGCTGTCCGACCTCGACGTGCAGGCCGAGGCCGGCACCGGCCGGGCCTACACCCGCTCGTTCACGGTCGACGTCGAGGACGGCACACTCGACGTCGGCTTCGACGCCGTCGTCGAGGACCCGATGATCTCGGCCATCGAGGTCATCCGCGTCACGGGATCCGACCCGGACCCGGAGGAGCCGACACCGACTCCGACGCCCACCCCGACCCCCACGCCGACTCCTACTCCGACGCCCACCGAGACGCCGGACCCGGAGCCGACCGAGACGCCGGACCCGGAGCCCACCGAGACCGAGGAGCCGCCGGCGCCGCCGGAGGACGACGGGCCGTCCAACGGCGACTACCCCAACGCCTCCAACACCGGCATCAAGCCCGGCAGCACGCTGAAGCCCTCGGGATCCGTCACGGTCAACGAGGACGGCGCCGTACTGAAGGATCTCGACATCACCGGGTCCATCGTCGTCAACGCCGACAACGTGACCATCAGCAACGTGCGCGTCCGTCAGCCGCGGGGCATGGCGATCTTCTTCAACCCCGAGAACCACGGGCTGGTCATCGAGGACGTCGAGCTCGACGGGCGCGGCAACCCCGACGGCATCGAGGCCATCGGCTATGCCCGGTACACGCTGCGACGGGCCAACATCTACGGCTTCGGCGACGGGCCGCGGGCCAACGGCGACGTTCTCATCGAGGACAGCTGGATCCACGACCACGGTGAGTACGCCGACCAGGGTGCGCACCAGGACGCCATCCAGTCGACCGGCGGCAGCAACATCACCATCCGGCACAACGTGCTCGAGATGGACGCCGAGGTCGGCAACGCCGCCATCATGATCGGCACGTCGCACGGCTCCAACCTGCTGATCGAGGACAACATCGTCTCCGGCGGCGGGTACGCGGTCTACGGCGGCGCCTACGAGGGCGGCGGCTCCGAGAACTGGACCAACGTCCGCATCGTCAACAACCGCTTCAGCACGGCCATCTTCGACAAGTCCGGCTTCTACGGCCCGCTCACGAACATCGTCGGTGTGACGCTGTCCGGGAACGTCTGGCACGAGACCGGCGAACCGCTGTAG
- a CDS encoding O-antigen ligase family protein, whose product MTTNVVAHEAEQAAVERRPPYLVGLLVFLILVMPSMLVFKPLGSSATPATIAGMGLFVLWCAWRAIGEPALPGRSTPVHWALLAFGAAILLSYAIMHTQAERLPLEIRSADRGLMLLVGWCGIALYCADRLRTWRDVSFVVRAVVLAGACVATIGLLQYFAGFDLSQFLQFPGLSTRSDLGYIGDRSGLRRVAGPMIHPIEYGVCLAAVFPLALVSAMSRGPKLDWVLLGLIVFALPTAISRSTMVAIAVGALIVGLSWSWRRRMIALAATPFILVGLRLVLPGALGTILALFENIGNDPSISGRTEDYAAADKFITSSPWFGRGFATFTPELYRLLDNQYLGMLIEVGFIGLVALVALLVTALFLGRGAALRCGATTPEGQLSIGVSAAVAVFAVSFGTFDGLGFAAAANALFLFIGLSAAVWRIAVAEHGFTAVAPFYERLVARAPQTARHSAGRRRPPSKPR is encoded by the coding sequence GTGACGACCAACGTCGTCGCACACGAGGCCGAGCAGGCCGCCGTCGAACGGCGCCCTCCCTACCTCGTCGGCCTGCTCGTGTTCCTGATCCTCGTCATGCCGTCGATGCTGGTCTTCAAGCCGCTGGGCTCCAGCGCCACGCCCGCGACCATCGCCGGCATGGGGCTGTTCGTGCTGTGGTGCGCCTGGCGGGCCATCGGCGAACCGGCACTGCCCGGCCGGTCCACCCCCGTGCACTGGGCGCTGCTGGCCTTCGGCGCCGCCATCCTGCTCAGCTACGCGATCATGCACACCCAGGCCGAGCGGCTGCCGCTCGAGATCCGCAGCGCCGACCGCGGCCTCATGCTCCTCGTCGGCTGGTGCGGCATCGCCCTGTACTGCGCCGACCGGTTGCGCACCTGGCGCGACGTGTCGTTCGTGGTGCGGGCCGTCGTCCTGGCCGGCGCCTGCGTCGCCACCATCGGCCTGCTGCAGTACTTCGCCGGCTTCGACCTCTCCCAGTTCCTGCAGTTCCCCGGCCTGTCCACCCGCAGCGACCTCGGCTACATCGGCGACCGGTCCGGGCTGCGGCGGGTGGCCGGGCCGATGATCCACCCCATCGAGTACGGCGTGTGCCTGGCCGCGGTCTTCCCGCTGGCGCTCGTCAGCGCGATGAGCCGGGGCCCAAAGCTGGACTGGGTGCTGCTCGGCCTGATCGTGTTCGCGCTGCCGACCGCCATCTCGCGGTCGACCATGGTCGCCATCGCCGTCGGCGCGCTGATCGTCGGGCTGTCGTGGAGCTGGCGGCGCCGGATGATCGCGCTCGCCGCCACGCCGTTCATCCTGGTGGGCCTGCGGCTGGTGCTGCCCGGCGCGCTCGGCACGATCCTCGCGCTGTTCGAGAACATCGGCAACGACCCCAGCATCTCCGGGCGCACCGAGGACTACGCGGCGGCGGACAAGTTCATCACCAGCTCGCCGTGGTTCGGCCGCGGTTTCGCCACGTTCACGCCCGAGCTCTACCGGCTGCTGGACAACCAGTACCTGGGCATGCTCATCGAGGTCGGGTTCATCGGCCTGGTCGCGCTGGTCGCGCTGCTGGTCACCGCGCTGTTCCTCGGCCGCGGCGCCGCACTGCGATGCGGCGCCACGACGCCCGAGGGGCAGCTGAGCATCGGGGTGTCGGCGGCCGTCGCCGTCTTCGCGGTCAGCTTCGGCACCTTCGACGGCCTGGGGTTCGCCGCAGCCGCGAACGCGTTGTTCCTGTTCATCGGCCTGTCCGCCGCGGTCTGGCGCATCGCGGTCGCCGAGCACGGCTTCACCGCGGTCGCGCCGTTCTACGAGCGGCTGGTCGCCCGAGCGCCGCAGACGGCGCGTCACTCCGCCGGCCGGCGGCGGCCACCGAGCAAGCCGCGATGA
- a CDS encoding glycosyltransferase — MQRVPLPPHTEPPVVVYAGGTAWDALRGTDQQLAGALSEWCHVVYVDPPVSLTTLVRARTRPGATVTRVGPSLTRVSPVGPPLQTRPGVRALTHVLHRRAIARAVRPLGGRADAVVVASLEPLLDAVPSGTAVLFGTDDFVAGARLMNRDATWLAERERRQLARADVVVVVSSVLAERWRSLGAEPHVVENGCDTRAFAGCEDAEPAPGLPDGGHALYVGNITSRLDIEMFERVAASGVPLVLVGPVDPEWQAERFRALTALPNVVWTGPVPYEELPRYYSRARVGLLPYVRSDFNSASSPLKAYEYLAAGLPVVASQLPVGASVLAEHVVAAPDAAGFAAATAAAAEATPSPSERAARRAVAATCDWSVRAAQFAAAAGLPAAG; from the coding sequence ATGCAGCGCGTGCCCCTGCCGCCGCACACCGAGCCGCCGGTCGTCGTGTACGCGGGCGGCACCGCCTGGGACGCACTGCGCGGCACCGACCAGCAGCTGGCGGGCGCACTGAGCGAGTGGTGCCACGTCGTGTACGTCGACCCGCCGGTGTCGCTGACCACCCTCGTGCGGGCCAGGACGCGGCCGGGGGCGACGGTGACGCGCGTAGGCCCGTCCCTCACCCGGGTGTCTCCGGTCGGCCCGCCGCTGCAGACCAGGCCCGGTGTCCGAGCGCTCACCCACGTCCTGCACCGGCGCGCGATCGCGCGTGCGGTCCGGCCGCTCGGCGGGCGGGCCGACGCCGTCGTCGTGGCGTCGCTGGAGCCGCTGCTGGACGCCGTCCCGTCGGGCACCGCCGTCCTGTTCGGCACCGACGACTTCGTGGCCGGCGCCCGCCTGATGAACCGCGATGCCACGTGGCTGGCCGAGCGCGAGCGGCGGCAGTTGGCGCGCGCCGACGTCGTCGTCGTGGTCTCGTCCGTGCTCGCGGAGCGCTGGCGGTCACTGGGCGCCGAGCCGCACGTGGTCGAGAACGGCTGCGACACCCGCGCCTTCGCCGGCTGCGAGGACGCGGAGCCGGCGCCGGGGCTGCCGGACGGGGGCCACGCCCTGTACGTCGGCAACATCACCTCGCGCCTCGACATCGAGATGTTCGAGCGGGTCGCCGCGTCGGGCGTGCCGCTCGTGCTCGTGGGTCCGGTCGACCCGGAGTGGCAGGCCGAGCGGTTCCGCGCACTGACGGCGCTGCCGAACGTCGTCTGGACCGGGCCGGTGCCGTACGAGGAGCTGCCGCGCTACTACAGCCGCGCCCGCGTGGGCCTGCTGCCGTACGTCCGGTCCGACTTCAACTCCGCCAGCTCGCCGCTCAAGGCCTACGAGTACCTCGCGGCCGGGCTGCCGGTGGTGGCCAGCCAGCTGCCGGTCGGCGCGTCGGTGCTCGCCGAGCACGTGGTCGCGGCGCCGGACGCGGCCGGGTTCGCTGCCGCGACGGCTGCCGCGGCGGAGGCGACGCCCTCGCCCTCGGAGCGGGCCGCCCGGCGCGCGGTCGCCGCCACGTGCGACTGGTCGGTGCGTGCGGCGCAGTTCGCCGCTGCCGCCGGGCTGCCCGCGGCCGGATAG
- a CDS encoding CARDB domain-containing protein, with protein MAGALIVATLPVQTVTADPAGVSDGFNRADGPLGTSDSGHAWTDHRGSSTVAGQSAALGMGYALAAVTADTADVEAAVTVSVPAQEQWLVVRLSGGGDYWRFGRVVGTGSYTLQLIRGDQLADGAVQHHATVAPAPGDRLSCSSSADGLRCSVNGSAVASTTHTYNAAARGVGIAGWNSANGRFDDLAVVALEPEEPAEEPQQEPVPDGALVYDDFGGTGGLAATRTGQPWVTHAGAWGAASGRASPSLGYALVSADAGRPDVVARTVLATPSDEFWLVLRFRDAANYWRFGRSFGGTYTLQLVANNQLASPALVTSATVSPAAGDVLSCASTASAVTCSVNGVEVVRSADTREATATRTGLAAWNGTAAAFDDYLVTAAPAAAALTAAVDVQGTPVIGAPATVAVAVDNGSAATATGVTAELELSGTAPVSGLASTTPGCTVTSATTLSCALGTIAAGADAGAAATFTANAAGSVRADVTVTATGLAQPATASDQATARADLGDLVVFDDFERTGSTPGTTVTEHPWQLLAGSAGTSNGRLSLGGGYTLATVDSGLAESTTSVAVAHPDHEFWMVLRLSDGANYWRFGRVNNGAYTLQKVQSNTLGNPVLDVSRTVSAQAGDVVSCTTTASSIACSVDGELVVSTDDTFNHQATSHGVAGYQPASLRFDDFAVGEVPTSPDLSARVTAPSSGLVGATAEVTATVRNNGTATATGVELTGTTGAAITAVDDGAATCQADGDELTCDLPDLAPGATAAVELTLDLPAQPDDVDIEVTATLSGEDRTPADNTHSRTIKVRNPVTPGAGGVTDAFERPDQSGLGSTETGETWRTVTGAAAVDDGQARAAGGAFTMAVVDTDYAFGTFEVTWPAVTGQFWTVFRVVDENNYYRFGPDPGASGHYRVQKVVNGQPQGLAFGLVRRQVQASPGDVVRIVQRPDDSIFISVNGDHVIDAGDQHLMHETSYGVAFGGTGVRADDLVISSVTSTFDVDDDFDRPDTSEPGVPSSGVRYPWHRWQGHEWSIADGELYNSADDYGVLMLDTSSESADVAVTVAEAEGDFGVVHRFSENGTFLRFGRFGGAGYTVQRVTGYFSAATAAGLTAHATVAPADDQRLEVRQELDGTIEYYVDDVLVYSLEDTTTNLRGGHYGLTASTDDARFDDFAVRPREL; from the coding sequence ATGGCAGGCGCGCTGATCGTCGCGACGCTGCCGGTTCAGACGGTCACGGCCGATCCGGCCGGGGTCAGCGACGGCTTCAACCGCGCCGACGGTCCGCTCGGCACGTCCGACAGCGGCCACGCGTGGACCGATCACCGCGGCAGCTCGACGGTCGCCGGCCAGTCGGCGGCACTCGGCATGGGCTACGCCCTGGCCGCGGTCACCGCTGACACCGCCGACGTCGAGGCGGCCGTCACGGTCTCCGTGCCGGCGCAGGAGCAGTGGCTGGTCGTGCGGCTGTCCGGCGGCGGCGACTACTGGCGCTTCGGCCGCGTCGTCGGCACCGGCAGCTACACGCTGCAGCTGATCCGCGGCGACCAGCTGGCCGACGGCGCCGTCCAGCACCACGCCACCGTCGCGCCCGCGCCCGGCGACCGGCTGAGCTGCTCGTCGAGCGCCGACGGGCTGCGCTGCAGCGTCAACGGCTCGGCGGTCGCGTCGACCACGCACACCTACAACGCCGCCGCGCGCGGCGTCGGCATCGCCGGCTGGAACAGCGCCAACGGCCGCTTCGACGACCTCGCGGTGGTCGCGCTCGAGCCCGAGGAGCCCGCCGAGGAGCCCCAGCAGGAGCCCGTGCCCGACGGTGCCCTGGTCTACGACGACTTCGGCGGCACCGGCGGACTCGCCGCCACCCGCACCGGGCAGCCGTGGGTCACCCACGCCGGCGCCTGGGGCGCGGCCAGCGGCCGTGCCTCACCGTCGCTGGGCTACGCGCTCGTCTCGGCCGACGCCGGCCGTCCCGACGTGGTCGCCCGCACGGTGCTGGCCACTCCCTCCGACGAGTTCTGGCTCGTCCTCCGCTTCCGCGACGCCGCCAACTACTGGCGCTTCGGCCGCTCCTTCGGCGGCACCTACACGCTGCAGCTGGTCGCGAACAACCAGCTCGCCTCTCCGGCGCTGGTCACCAGCGCGACGGTGAGCCCCGCGGCGGGCGACGTCCTCAGCTGCGCGAGCACCGCCTCCGCCGTCACCTGCTCGGTCAACGGCGTCGAGGTGGTGCGCTCCGCCGACACCCGTGAGGCCACCGCCACGCGCACCGGACTGGCCGCCTGGAACGGCACCGCGGCCGCCTTCGACGACTACCTCGTCACCGCCGCACCCGCGGCCGCCGCCCTCACCGCCGCCGTCGACGTCCAGGGCACGCCGGTCATCGGCGCGCCGGCCACGGTCGCGGTCGCCGTCGACAACGGCTCCGCCGCCACGGCCACCGGCGTCACCGCCGAGCTCGAACTGAGCGGCACGGCGCCCGTCAGCGGTCTCGCGAGCACGACGCCGGGCTGCACCGTCACGTCGGCCACGACGCTGAGCTGCGCGCTGGGTACCATCGCGGCCGGCGCCGACGCCGGGGCCGCGGCCACGTTCACCGCCAACGCCGCGGGCTCCGTCCGCGCCGACGTCACGGTCACCGCCACCGGACTCGCGCAGCCGGCCACCGCGTCGGACCAGGCCACGGCGCGCGCCGACCTCGGCGACCTGGTGGTCTTCGACGACTTCGAGCGCACCGGCTCGACCCCCGGCACCACCGTCACCGAGCACCCGTGGCAGCTGCTGGCCGGTTCGGCCGGCACCAGCAACGGCCGGCTCAGCCTGGGCGGCGGCTACACGCTGGCCACCGTCGACAGCGGGCTGGCCGAGTCGACCACGTCGGTCGCCGTGGCCCACCCCGACCACGAGTTCTGGATGGTCCTGCGGCTCTCCGACGGCGCCAACTACTGGCGCTTCGGCCGCGTGAACAACGGCGCCTACACGCTGCAGAAGGTGCAGTCCAACACGCTCGGCAACCCGGTTCTCGACGTGAGCCGGACGGTGAGCGCGCAGGCCGGCGACGTCGTGTCCTGCACGACCACCGCCAGTAGCATCGCCTGCTCGGTCGACGGCGAGCTGGTCGTCAGCACCGACGACACCTTCAACCACCAGGCCACGTCGCACGGCGTCGCCGGCTACCAGCCCGCGTCGCTGCGCTTCGACGACTTCGCCGTGGGCGAGGTCCCCACCTCGCCGGACCTCTCCGCGCGGGTGACGGCGCCGTCCAGCGGGCTGGTCGGCGCGACCGCCGAGGTCACTGCCACCGTCCGCAACAACGGCACCGCCACGGCCACCGGCGTCGAGCTGACCGGCACGACGGGTGCAGCCATCACCGCCGTCGACGACGGCGCCGCGACCTGCCAGGCCGACGGCGACGAGCTGACCTGCGACCTGCCCGACCTCGCGCCGGGTGCGACCGCGGCCGTCGAGCTCACGCTGGACCTGCCGGCTCAGCCCGACGACGTCGACATCGAGGTGACGGCCACGCTCTCCGGCGAGGACCGCACCCCGGCCGACAACACGCACAGCCGCACCATCAAGGTCCGCAACCCGGTCACGCCGGGCGCGGGCGGCGTGACCGACGCCTTCGAGCGGCCGGACCAGAGCGGCCTCGGCAGCACCGAGACCGGCGAGACCTGGCGCACCGTCACCGGTGCGGCCGCCGTCGACGACGGCCAGGCCCGTGCCGCGGGCGGCGCCTTCACCATGGCGGTCGTCGACACCGACTACGCGTTCGGCACCTTCGAGGTCACCTGGCCGGCGGTCACGGGCCAGTTCTGGACCGTCTTCCGGGTGGTCGACGAGAACAACTACTACCGCTTCGGCCCCGACCCCGGCGCCAGCGGCCACTACCGGGTGCAGAAGGTCGTCAACGGCCAGCCGCAGGGCCTGGCGTTCGGCCTGGTGCGCCGCCAGGTGCAGGCGTCGCCGGGCGACGTCGTCCGCATCGTGCAGCGCCCCGACGACAGCATCTTCATCTCGGTCAACGGCGACCACGTCATCGACGCCGGCGACCAGCACCTCATGCACGAGACGTCCTACGGCGTCGCCTTCGGCGGCACCGGGGTCCGCGCCGACGACCTCGTCATCTCCTCGGTCACCTCCACGTTCGACGTCGACGACGACTTCGACCGCCCCGACACCTCGGAGCCCGGGGTCCCGTCGTCCGGCGTGCGCTACCCGTGGCACCGCTGGCAGGGACACGAGTGGAGCATCGCAGACGGCGAGCTGTACAACTCCGCCGACGACTACGGTGTGCTCATGCTCGACACCAGCAGCGAGTCGGCCGACGTCGCGGTCACGGTGGCCGAGGCCGAGGGCGACTTCGGTGTCGTGCACCGGTTCTCCGAGAACGGCACGTTCCTGCGCTTCGGCCGGTTCGGCGGGGCGGGGTACACCGTCCAGCGGGTCACCGGCTACTTCTCGGCCGCCACCGCCGCGGGCCTGACGGCGCACGCCACCGTCGCGCCCGCCGACGACCAGCGGCTCGAGGTGCGGCAGGAGCTCGACGGCACCATCGAGTACTACGTCGACGACGTGCTGGTGTACTCCCTCGAGGACACCACGACCAACCTGCGCGGCGGCCACTACGGTCTGACCGCGTCCACCGACGACGCGCGGTTCGACGACTTCGCGGTCCGACCGAGAGAGCTCTGA
- a CDS encoding YdcF family protein: MDSPERDADQDRSKPRTLRRWPWFAIAAILLATLEAVLFVIPPTDEPTPADAIVMFDGPGDRIDRAWELADMGYASYVVVSIDDTSKCTPERPDIEQICVTPDPPTTRGEARAFADLARERGWDHLIAVSTASQSVRARLRLSRCYDGEVQYVTAPESFLDRVYRVIYENGALPKALIVQRDC, encoded by the coding sequence GTGGATTCGCCAGAGCGCGACGCTGACCAGGATCGATCGAAGCCTCGTACCTTGCGCCGATGGCCATGGTTCGCCATTGCCGCCATCCTGTTGGCAACTCTCGAAGCGGTACTCTTCGTCATCCCGCCGACCGATGAACCGACTCCCGCGGACGCCATCGTGATGTTCGACGGACCCGGCGATCGAATTGATCGTGCATGGGAGTTGGCCGATATGGGATATGCGTCGTATGTGGTCGTCTCGATCGATGACACCTCCAAATGCACCCCCGAGCGACCGGATATCGAACAGATCTGTGTCACCCCCGATCCGCCCACCACTCGGGGCGAGGCGCGGGCCTTCGCCGACCTCGCTCGGGAGCGCGGCTGGGACCATCTGATCGCCGTCTCTACGGCCAGTCAGAGCGTCCGGGCGCGGCTCCGGCTCAGCCGCTGCTACGACGGTGAGGTCCAGTACGTGACGGCGCCGGAGTCGTTCCTCGACCGGGTCTACCGCGTCATCTATGAGAACGGCGCCCTGCCCAAGGCGCTGATCGTCCAGCGCGACTGCTGA
- a CDS encoding glycosyltransferase family 2 protein, which produces MTTTPRVSIGVPVYNGGRYLQETLDSLTALTGPDLEIVVSDNGSTDSTEELCRAAAAADERIRYHRSPENRGAAWNYNRVLELATAPLFKWAAADDLCEPTFVARCVELLDAAGPAAVLAYPRTTLIDESSAVAGELDDDDLDLRARRPSDRIGQLLRHRVEWHPVFGVVRTDVLRRTPGIGAYPSADISLLAELSLYGQFHQVPERLFLRRYHDERSIAAGPSFKEQVAWYNPKARAKLVLPQVKLTKELLAGVRRVPLQPGEKARAARMVLQRWALPHWRHIGGELKLAARDLARR; this is translated from the coding sequence ATGACAACCACGCCACGGGTCTCCATCGGCGTGCCCGTCTACAACGGCGGGCGCTACCTGCAAGAGACCCTCGACTCGCTGACCGCGCTCACCGGGCCGGACCTCGAGATCGTGGTCTCCGACAACGGCTCCACCGACAGCACCGAGGAGCTGTGCCGGGCCGCGGCCGCCGCCGACGAGCGCATCCGCTACCACCGCAGCCCCGAGAACCGCGGCGCGGCCTGGAACTACAACCGCGTCCTCGAGCTGGCCACGGCGCCGCTGTTCAAGTGGGCCGCCGCCGATGATCTCTGCGAGCCGACGTTCGTCGCCCGCTGCGTCGAGCTGCTCGACGCTGCCGGGCCGGCGGCCGTCCTCGCCTACCCGCGCACGACGCTGATCGACGAGAGCTCCGCGGTCGCGGGCGAGCTGGACGACGACGACCTCGACCTGCGGGCGCGCCGGCCCAGCGACCGCATCGGGCAGCTGCTGCGGCACCGGGTCGAGTGGCACCCGGTGTTCGGGGTCGTCCGCACCGACGTGCTGCGCCGCACCCCCGGCATCGGCGCCTACCCGAGCGCCGACATCAGCCTGCTGGCCGAGCTGTCGCTGTACGGGCAGTTCCACCAGGTGCCGGAGCGGCTGTTCCTGCGCCGCTACCACGACGAGCGCAGCATCGCCGCCGGCCCGAGCTTCAAGGAGCAGGTGGCCTGGTACAACCCGAAGGCCCGCGCCAAGCTGGTGCTGCCACAGGTCAAGCTCACGAAGGAGCTGCTGGCGGGGGTGCGCCGGGTGCCGCTGCAGCCCGGCGAGAAGGCCCGGGCGGCCCGCATGGTGCTGCAGCGGTGGGCGCTGCCACACTGGCGGCACATCGGCGGCGAGCTGAAGCTGGCCGCGCGCGACCTCGCCCGCC